Part of the Methanobrevibacter boviskoreani JH1 genome is shown below.
AAAAATTATGATGTTAATTATAAGAAGTCAACTGGTTTTGAAGATATTGAGTTAATTCATAGGGCACTTCCAGAAATTAATAAAGCAGATATTGATATTTCAACAAAAGCATTCGGTAAAAAATTAGATTCTCCTTTATTTATTTCAGCTATTACTGGAGGACATCCTTTTGCAGAAAAAATCAATAAGGAATTATCCATTGCTGCAGAAGAAAATAACATTGCTTTAGGCCTTGGAAGTCAAAGAGCAGGAATCGAAAATCCTGAATTAACATCTACCTATACTGTTGCAAGAGATTATGCACCTAATGCATTACTTTTAGGTAATATTGGTGCTCCTCAGATGAAATATGCCGAGGATGCTGTAAATATGTTGGATGCAGATATTTTAGCTATTCATTTAAACCCACTTCAGGAATCAATTCAACCTGGTGGGGATGTAGATGCTAGGGGATATGTGCAATCTATTTCCGAGATCTGTGATTTGGTAGATGTTCCGGTCATGGTTAAAGAGACTGGTGCAGGTATCTGTGCAGAGGATGCTGCAAAACTTCAAAGAGCAGGAGTTGACTTCATAGATGTTCAAGGTTCCGGCGGAACTAGTTGGGCTGCTGTAGAAACCTATCGTACAAATGATAGGTTACTTGGAGAGGCTTTTTGGGATTGGGGTATTCCTACTGCAATCAGTACTGTTGAGGTATGTTCCTCAGTTAGTATACCTGTTGTCTCATCAGGAGGTATTCGTACTGGATTGGACGCTGCAAAAGCTATTGCTCTTGGGGCAGA
Proteins encoded:
- the fni gene encoding type 2 isopentenyl-diphosphate Delta-isomerase — encoded protein: MIQDRKLEHLSICKNYDVNYKKSTGFEDIELIHRALPEINKADIDISTKAFGKKLDSPLFISAITGGHPFAEKINKELSIAAEENNIALGLGSQRAGIENPELTSTYTVARDYAPNALLLGNIGAPQMKYAEDAVNMLDADILAIHLNPLQESIQPGGDVDARGYVQSISEICDLVDVPVMVKETGAGICAEDAAKLQRAGVDFIDVQGSGGTSWAAVETYRTNDRLLGEAFWDWGIPTAISTVEVCSSVSIPVVSSGGIRTGLDAAKAIALGADAVGMALPFLKAAYKGHDAIVDYVNKFNESLKLAMFLVGARSIKDLKESDLVIRGETKEWLNDRGFNTRKYSRRSNIDG